In Excalfactoria chinensis isolate bCotChi1 chromosome 3, bCotChi1.hap2, whole genome shotgun sequence, one DNA window encodes the following:
- the BICRAL gene encoding BRD4-interacting chromatin-remodeling complex-associated protein-like, with product MDDDDDESCLLDLIGDPQALNYFLHGPSSKSSNEDLTNAEYSVANSNSIFANSNNTDPKSSVKGVSSQLGEGPSDGLQLSSSLQFLEDELVSSPLPDLSEDQPFDILQKSLQEANITEQTLAEEAYLDASVGSSQQFAQAQLHPSSSASFTQASNVSNYSGQTLQPIGVTQVVQQPVGASFASNTVGVQHGFMQHVGISVPSQHLSNSNQISGSGQIQLIGSFSNQPSMMTINNLDGSQIILKGNGQQTPANMSSSLLVHRQTPNGNSLFGNSNTSPVAQPVTVPFNSTNFQTSVPVHNIIIQRGLAPNSNKVPVNIQPKPVQMGQQSAYNVNNLGIQQHHVQQGIPFASASSPQSSVVGPHMSVNIVNQQNARKSVTPQAVSNAGGSIVIHSPMGQPHAPQNQFLIPTSLSVNSNSVHHVQAINGQLLQTQPSQLVPSQVSAEHVMLNRNSTNMLRANQSYSGQMLNNQNTAVQLVSGQTFTAPGNQVIVNHGTSQIVGGQVPLQQASPTVLHLSPSQANASQGRSSFTTMSPGQSAVSSMSASNRFAVVSSSGSVHPSLGPSVQSVASGGNFTGDQLTQNRTQVPISASHRLPASSSKSISTFSHTSVGVTQQQFAFSQKKGMSQTSPVSASKAQDNLRQHQLSSLLSNTLPGQDSGGKIIQQSLGTSQEKGVGSSSVQCIQVDGHLVGQKRPAAKQLTKGAFMLQQLQKDQMQAVTPDKSQFRSLNDAVQRLLSYHVCQGSLPTEEDLRKVDGEFESVATQLLKRTQAMLNKYRCLLIEDAMRINPSAEMVMIDRMFNQEERASLTREKRLALVDPDGYQADFCCSAKQFDKTADEAQTSRSDHQSSKTLPSRSQTTKTQARDRPKPSSAESTNHNKLPLVPNNILTSQEGTTKKSESLTKALKFEKANCSSGSQYKAVSEEKMVGKIFTKSAENSLSSEDFSKTVSRGNHGTHNKISRNTVQSFSKVTCNNSFKDKTLRSPPKNEVLHPDNMKGSNEPQQDLLLSKSLETTFKNILELKKTGRPTQNEASSSGSVDLEFPNFSPLASQENCLEKFIPDHSEGVETDSILEAAVNSILEC from the exons ATGGATGATGACGATGATGAATCCTGTCTCCTTGATCTTATTGG ggaccCGCAGgcactgaattattttctgcatggaCCTAGTAGTAAATCT AGCAACGAAGACTTGACAAACGCAGAATATTCTGTAGCCAACTCAAATTCCATTTTCGCCAACTCCAAT aacacTGATCCTAAGTCGTCTGTAAAAGGTGTAAGCAGTCAGCTTGGAGAGGGGCCTAGTGATGGACTGCAGCTGTCCAGTAGCCTTCAATTTCTTGAAGATGAACTTGTGTCTTCTCCTTTACCTGATCTTAGTGAGGATCAGCCTTTTGATATTCTTCAGAAGTCCTTGCAGGAGGCCAATATTACTGAACAGACTTTGGCAGAAGAGGCATATTTGGATGCCAGTGTAGGTTCCAGTCAACAGTTTGCACAAGCTCAGCTTCATCCTTCTTCATCAGCATCCTTTACTCAGGCTTCTAATGTTTCTAATTACTCAGGTCAGACGTTGCAACCTATAGGAGTTACTCAAGTGGTACAGCAACCTGTTGGAGCATCTTTTGCAAGCAATACAGTCGGCGTACAACATGGCTTTATGCAACATGTCGGAATTAGTGTTCCCAGCCAGCATTTGTCTAATAGCAACCAGATTAGTGGTTCTGGGCAGATACAGCTAATTGGTTCATTTAGTAATCAGCCTTCCATGATGACCATTAATAACCTTGATGGATCTCAGATAATACTGAAGGGTAATGGTCAGCAGACGCCTGCAAACATGAGCAGTAGCCTCTTGGTTCATAGACAGACTCCAAATGGTAACTCACTGTTTGGGAACTCAAATACAAGTCCTGTAGCACAACCTGTAACAGTTCCGTTTAACAGCACAAATTTTCAGACATCTGTACCTGTCCATAATATCATAATTCAAAGAGGTTTAGCACCAAACTCTAACAAAGTACCTGTTAATATCCAACCAAAGCCTGTCCAGATGGGTCAGCAATCTGCTTACAATGTGAATAACTTGGGAATACAGCAACATCACGTACAGCAAGGGATTCCCTTCGCTTCTGCAAGCTCACCTCAGAGTTCAGTAGTTGGTCCTCATATGTCTGTTAACATCGTTAATCaacaaaatgcaagaaaatcAGTTACACCTCAGGCAGTTAGTAATGCTGGAGGTAGTATTGTTATCCATTCTCCTATGGGACAGCCTCATGCACCTCAAAACCAGTTTCTCATACCTACAAGTCTGTCTGTTAATTCAAACTCGGTTCATCATGTCCAGGCCATAAATGGACAGCTTCTTCAGACACAGCCTTCCCAGTTGGTTCCTAGCCAAGTGTCTGCTGAGCATGTCATGCTCAACAGGAACTCTACAAACATGCTGAGAGCCAACCAGTCATATTCTGGACAGATGCTGAATAATCAGAACACAGCTGTTCAGCTTGTTTCTGGCCAGACCTTCACAGCTCCTGGAAACCAAGTTATAGTAAATCATGGAACTTCACAGATTGTTGGTGGACAGGTGCCACTGCAGCAGGCGTCACCGACAGTGTTGCATTTGTCACCCAGTCAAGCTAATGCTTCTCAAGGTAGATCGAGTTTTACGACAATGTCACCTGGGCAGTCTGCAGTCTCAAGTATGTCAGCTTCTAATCGATTCGCTGTTGTAAGTTCTTCTGGTTCAGTACATCCTAGCTTGGGACCTTCAGTTCAGTCTGTTGCATCCGGAGGAAACTTTACTGGAGATCAGCTGACACAGAACAGGACTCAAGTTCCCATCAGTGCATCGCATCGTCTTCCAGCATCCTCTTCCAAATCCATCAGCACCTTTAGTCACACGTCAGTTGGAGTAACACAGCAACAGTTCGCCTTCAGTCAG AAGAAAGGTATGAGCCAGACATCACCAGTTTCTGCGTCAAAGGCTCAAGATAATTTGAGACAACATCAACTATCAAGTCTTCTGAGCAACACGCTGCCAG ggCAGGACTCTGGAGGAAAAATCATACAGCAATCTCTTGGAACATCGCAAGAAAAAGGAGTAGGATCATCTTCAGTTCAGTGTATACAG GTGGATGGTCATTTAGTTGGACAGAAACGACCTGCTGCTAAACAGTTAACTAAAGGAGCTTT TATGCTACAGCAGTTACAAAAGGATCAGATGCAAGCTGTGACACCAGATAAAAGTCAGTTCAGATCATTAAATGATGCAGTTCAGAGACTCCTTTCATATCATGTGTGCCAGGGGTCACTGCCAACTGAGGAAGACTTAAGAAAAG TGGATGGTGAATTTGAATCTGTAGCTACACAGCTGTTGAAGAGGACACAAGCTATGCTGAACAAATACAGATGTTTACTCATAGAAGATGCAATG cGGATAAATCCATCTGCAGAAATGGTTATGATTGATAGGATGTTTAACCAGGAAGAAAGAGCATCTCTGACCCGGGAGAAGCGTCTTGCACTAGTGGATCCTG ATGGTTATCAGgctgatttttgttgttctgcCAAACAATTTGATAAAACAGCTGATGAAGCACAGACCAGCAGAAGTGACCATCAGTCTAGCAAAACATTACCTTCTCGAAGTCAGACTACCAAAACCCAAGCCAGAGACCGACCAAAACCCAGCTCAGCTGAGTCCACAAATCACAATAAACTTCCTCTAGTGCCTAACAACATTTTGACATCACAAGAAGGAACTACTAAAAAATCTGAGAGCCTCACTAAAGCTTTAAAGTTTGAGAAAGCTAATTGTTCTTCTGGGAGCCAATACAAggctgtttctgaagaaaagatgGTTGGTAAAATTTTTACCAAGTCAGCTGAGAATTCTTTGAGTTCTGAAGACTTCTCCAAAACTGTTTCAAGAGGCAATCATGGAACACACAATAAAATATCAAGGAATACAGTCCAATCTTTCTCAAAGGTAACATGTAATAATTCCTTCAAAGACAAAACTCTGAGGAGCCCTCCAAAGAATGAGGTTTTACATCCTGATAACATGAAAGGCTCCAATGAACCCCAGCAAGACTTACTGCTGAGTAAGAGTTTAGAAACGACATTTAAGAATATCTTGGAACTTAAAAAAACTGGGAGACCGACACAAAATGAGGCATCCAGTAGTGGCTCTGTTGACTTAGAATTTCCTAATTTTTCACCTCTTGCTTCACAGGAAAACTGCTTGGAAAAATTTATTCCAGACCACAGTGAAGGTGTAGAGACTGACTCTATTTTAGAAGCAGCTGTAAATAGTATCTTAGAGTGTTAA